The proteins below are encoded in one region of Sphingobium yanoikuyae:
- a CDS encoding class I SAM-dependent methyltransferase, which produces MASLPFKDKKTRISTRGGSRSFRSQWAMFFRQFMKHPGMIGSVIPSSSQLVARSLDGVDWARTRLFVEYGPGVGTFTQAILDRMHPDAILLAIDLNLDFVAYLEDAIDDPRLRVVHGSAADVRRFVKEAGYQKADYVLSGLPFSTLPAGVGETICEETRAVLRPGGSFIIYQYSRYVRRLIDPLFGQVSDELEWRNIPPCRLFRAAKDEALAQAA; this is translated from the coding sequence ATGGCCTCCCTACCGTTCAAAGACAAGAAGACCAGGATTTCGACGCGCGGTGGCAGCCGCTCCTTCCGTAGCCAGTGGGCCATGTTCTTCCGCCAGTTCATGAAGCATCCCGGCATGATCGGTTCGGTCATCCCCTCCTCGTCGCAACTGGTCGCGCGCTCGCTGGACGGCGTCGACTGGGCGCGGACCCGCCTGTTCGTCGAATATGGTCCGGGTGTCGGCACCTTCACCCAGGCCATTCTCGATCGCATGCATCCCGACGCGATCCTGCTGGCGATCGACCTCAATCTCGATTTCGTCGCCTATCTGGAGGATGCGATCGACGATCCGCGCCTGCGCGTCGTCCATGGCTCGGCCGCCGACGTGCGCCGCTTCGTCAAGGAAGCGGGCTATCAGAAGGCGGATTACGTCCTTTCGGGCCTGCCCTTTTCCACCCTGCCGGCGGGCGTGGGCGAAACCATCTGTGAAGAGACGCGCGCCGTGCTGCGGCCGGGTGGCAGCTTCATCATCTACCAATATTCGCGCTATGTCCGCCGCCTGATCGACCCGCTGTTCGGCCAGGTCAGCGACGAACTGGAATGGCGCAACATTCCCCCCTGTCGCCTGTTCCGCGCGGCCAAGGACGAAGCGCTGGCCCAGGCGGCCTGA
- a CDS encoding helix-turn-helix transcriptional regulator: protein MASYYAEGSDPWADLFLSAALEPHLWDAALRAMAQATGSCHGQLIGFGPGAAAFNWISDVAPDIIEKSSMIDGAAPDLNFRVAADRLPARPAIVHEAHYDVARQALRADDYLDLCSDYDIFHGCQTRLVADDNVMIGFALLRSEADGRTSVEQRDLFAKLAGHARHAVRLQRAIEQQGFGLLAGTFETMDRACWLLDATGRVGGMTPRADALLSTSRLRVGDGWLQSDRGDETRAILRSIRAVVDVPAREADPVALADADGGVGIMLEFFPLPSRPWALPFAPHAMIVARVGAPTERHVRLLMRTFRLTPAEADIAIHLAAGMSRADIAQRRGVSAETLKAQLRSIYDKTGCNRESQLVRIVGMMSS, encoded by the coding sequence ATGGCGTCTTATTACGCCGAAGGCAGCGACCCGTGGGCCGACCTCTTCTTGTCGGCTGCGCTGGAGCCGCACCTGTGGGATGCGGCGCTGCGCGCCATGGCCCAGGCAACCGGGTCGTGCCATGGCCAATTGATCGGTTTCGGTCCGGGGGCAGCAGCCTTCAACTGGATCAGCGACGTGGCGCCGGATATTATCGAAAAGTCATCGATGATAGACGGCGCTGCCCCGGACCTCAATTTCCGGGTCGCGGCCGACCGACTGCCGGCGCGCCCGGCGATCGTGCATGAAGCCCATTATGATGTCGCGCGCCAGGCACTGCGCGCGGATGACTATCTCGACCTGTGCAGCGACTATGACATTTTCCACGGATGCCAGACGCGTCTGGTCGCCGACGACAATGTGATGATCGGCTTCGCCCTGCTGCGCAGCGAGGCTGATGGCCGCACCAGTGTGGAACAGCGCGACCTGTTCGCCAAGCTGGCCGGTCATGCCCGCCATGCCGTCCGGCTGCAGCGGGCGATCGAGCAACAGGGCTTCGGCCTGCTGGCCGGCACGTTCGAGACCATGGACCGCGCCTGCTGGCTGCTCGACGCGACCGGGCGGGTAGGGGGCATGACGCCGCGTGCCGATGCCTTGCTGTCGACCAGCCGGCTGCGGGTCGGGGACGGCTGGCTGCAGAGCGACCGGGGCGACGAGACGCGCGCAATTTTGCGATCCATACGCGCGGTGGTGGATGTGCCGGCGCGCGAAGCCGATCCGGTGGCGCTTGCCGATGCCGATGGCGGCGTTGGCATCATGCTCGAATTTTTCCCCTTACCCTCCCGCCCCTGGGCACTGCCCTTTGCGCCGCATGCGATGATCGTCGCGCGCGTCGGCGCGCCGACCGAACGCCATGTCCGCCTGCTCATGCGCACTTTCCGCCTGACCCCGGCCGAAGCGGACATCGCCATCCATCTGGCCGCGGGGATGAGTCGTGCGGATATTGCCCAGCGCCGCGGCGTTTCGGCCGAGACGCTCAAGGCCCAGTTGCGCTCCATCTATGACAAGACGGGTTGCAACCGGGAATCGCAGCTGGTGCGCATCGTCGGGATGATGAGCAGCTGA
- a CDS encoding glutamate-5-semialdehyde dehydrogenase, producing MNDLTQTPEMLIAQMGARARRAAALLAPAGDAQKVDALRRAAQALRDQAPAILAANARDMDNGIDNGLSAAMLDRLRLDEDRIAAMAVGVDQVATLDNPLGSVIDSSVRPNGLELSRVRVPLGVIGIIYESRPNVTADAAALCLRAGNAVILRGGSEAKESNRAIHAAMAEGIAAAGLPADAVQLIPTTDRAVVGALLRASDFVDLIVPRGGKSLVSRVQEEARVPVLAHLDGINHSYVDGAADPAMAESLVLNAKLRRTGVCGSTETVLIDRAYGHASVLVKALLDAKCEVRGDDAVQAMDDRVIAASDEDWDTEYLDAIVSIRLVDGVEEAIAHIAAHASHHTDAIITEDAAVAERFLNAVDSAIVMWNASTQFADGGEFGLGAEIGISTGRLHARGPVALEGLTTYKWIVRGRGQARP from the coding sequence ATGAACGACCTGACGCAGACCCCCGAAATGCTGATCGCGCAGATGGGCGCGCGTGCGCGCCGCGCCGCCGCCCTGCTCGCGCCAGCCGGGGACGCGCAGAAGGTCGATGCGCTGCGCCGCGCCGCCCAGGCCCTGCGCGACCAGGCGCCCGCCATCCTCGCCGCCAATGCGCGCGACATGGACAATGGCATCGACAATGGCCTGTCCGCCGCGATGCTCGACCGGCTGCGGCTGGACGAGGATCGGATTGCCGCCATGGCCGTCGGCGTGGATCAGGTGGCGACCCTCGATAATCCGCTCGGCAGCGTGATCGACTCCTCCGTGCGCCCCAATGGTCTGGAACTCAGCCGCGTGCGCGTGCCGCTGGGCGTCATCGGCATCATCTATGAAAGCCGCCCCAACGTCACCGCCGACGCCGCTGCCCTCTGCCTGCGCGCCGGCAATGCCGTGATCCTGCGCGGCGGCAGCGAGGCGAAGGAAAGCAACCGCGCCATCCACGCTGCCATGGCAGAGGGGATCGCTGCCGCCGGCCTGCCCGCCGATGCGGTGCAGCTCATTCCCACCACCGATCGCGCGGTGGTCGGCGCGTTGCTGCGCGCATCGGATTTCGTCGACCTCATCGTGCCGCGCGGCGGCAAGAGCCTGGTGTCGCGGGTGCAGGAAGAGGCGCGGGTGCCCGTGCTCGCCCATCTCGACGGCATCAATCACAGCTATGTCGATGGCGCGGCCGATCCGGCCATGGCGGAAAGCCTGGTCTTGAATGCCAAGCTGCGCCGGACCGGCGTCTGCGGTTCGACCGAAACGGTGCTGATCGACCGCGCCTATGGTCACGCCTCCGTGTTGGTGAAGGCGCTGCTCGACGCCAAGTGTGAAGTGCGCGGCGATGATGCGGTGCAGGCGATGGACGATCGCGTGATTGCCGCGTCGGATGAGGATTGGGACACCGAATATCTCGACGCCATCGTCTCGATCCGGCTGGTCGACGGCGTGGAAGAGGCGATCGCCCATATCGCCGCCCATGCCAGCCATCATACCGACGCCATCATCACCGAGGATGCGGCGGTCGCCGAACGCTTCCTCAACGCCGTCGACAGCGCGATCGTGATGTGGAACGCCTCGACCCAGTTCGCCGATGGCGGCGAGTTCGGCCTGGGCGCGGAAATCGGCATCTCGACCGGCCGCCTCCACGCCCGCGGCCCGGTCGCGCTCGAAGGGCTCACCACCTATAAATGGATCGTGCGCGGTCGCGGCCAGGCCCGACCCTAG
- the kdsA gene encoding 3-deoxy-8-phosphooctulonate synthase: protein MSDPKHVKVGPISFGNDLPFVLISGPCQIESRDHALFMADALAKAAADAGVPFIFKSSFDKANRTSVSGKRGVGIDAGLAILAEVKATLGCPVLTDIHGPEQVEAAAQAVDILQIPAFLCRQTDLLIAAGKTGAVINVKKGQFLAPWDMAAVAQKVASTGNERILLTERGASFGYNTLVSDMRALPVMAETGYPVVFDATHSVQQPGGLGSASGGQRDYAPLLARSAVAAGVAAIFAEAHEDPDNAPSDGPVMLKLDWVGPMLKQLKAIDTVVKG, encoded by the coding sequence ATGAGCGATCCCAAGCATGTGAAGGTCGGCCCGATCAGTTTCGGCAACGACCTGCCCTTCGTCCTGATTTCCGGCCCCTGCCAGATCGAAAGCCGCGACCATGCGCTGTTCATGGCCGATGCGCTGGCGAAGGCGGCGGCGGATGCGGGCGTGCCCTTCATCTTCAAGAGCAGCTTCGACAAGGCGAACCGCACGTCGGTATCGGGCAAGCGCGGCGTCGGCATCGATGCGGGGCTGGCGATCCTGGCCGAGGTGAAGGCGACACTGGGCTGCCCGGTGCTGACCGACATTCATGGCCCCGAACAGGTGGAGGCGGCGGCGCAGGCGGTGGATATCCTGCAGATCCCGGCCTTTCTCTGTCGCCAGACCGACCTGCTGATCGCGGCGGGGAAGACCGGCGCGGTGATCAACGTCAAGAAGGGGCAGTTCCTGGCCCCATGGGACATGGCGGCGGTGGCGCAGAAGGTCGCGTCGACCGGCAACGAGCGCATCCTGCTGACCGAGCGCGGCGCGAGCTTCGGCTATAATACGCTGGTGAGCGACATGCGCGCGCTGCCGGTGATGGCGGAAACCGGCTATCCGGTCGTGTTCGACGCCACCCATTCGGTGCAGCAGCCCGGCGGGCTGGGTTCGGCGTCGGGCGGACAGCGCGACTATGCGCCGCTGCTGGCGCGCAGCGCGGTGGCCGCGGGCGTGGCGGCGATCTTCGCCGAGGCGCATGAAGACCCCGACAATGCGCCGTCGGACGGGCCGGTGATGCTCAAGCTCGACTGGGTCGGGCCGATGCTGAAGCAGTTGAAGGCGATCGATACGGTGGTGAAGGGGTAA
- a CDS encoding cytochrome P450: protein MSAPFTPPYPEPPKSKRGLVKRFLRGWHSWIHVLFDKSYTMKMGEIRMPGQTMYIANELPLVDKILKGGTAFPKHSELVRNLDPLIGNSVFSANGEDWESQRAMVNPAFAHTALNRSMPLMVAAADDLLARLDAADRSKPVDIDPMMTHVAADIIFRTLFSQTLDEERSNIIHTAFGRFQRLAHSASMLRLYGIPAGWFEKRSKGPARAIHDVFRPIVEARYEGYHGRGEAPHRDILQSLIEVQDAQTGVHFTCEQVMEQVSTIFLAGHETSASTMTWALYMLAECAHIQDRVRAEVAGIAGDAMLTASMLKDMGHVRNIFRETLRLYPPVAFFPREVTCPMEMRDKQLEEGSMLVVAPWLTQRNKDNWACPHAFDPDRFDDPANVDMVKQAWFPFGRGPRVCVGAGFAQQEVMTVIASVIRRYRLTMPAGFKPEPISRLTIRPRTGMKLLFERVG from the coding sequence GTGAGCGCGCCTTTCACGCCCCCCTATCCCGAACCGCCCAAGTCGAAGCGCGGCCTCGTCAAACGCTTCCTGCGCGGCTGGCATAGCTGGATCCATGTGCTGTTCGACAAAAGCTACACGATGAAGATGGGCGAGATCCGCATGCCGGGTCAGACCATGTATATCGCCAACGAACTGCCGCTGGTGGACAAGATCCTCAAGGGTGGCACTGCCTTCCCCAAGCATAGCGAACTGGTCCGCAATCTCGATCCGCTGATCGGCAATTCGGTCTTCTCCGCCAATGGCGAGGATTGGGAAAGCCAGCGGGCGATGGTCAATCCCGCCTTCGCCCATACTGCGCTCAATCGGTCCATGCCGCTGATGGTCGCCGCCGCCGACGATCTGCTCGCCCGGCTCGACGCCGCCGATCGGTCGAAGCCGGTCGATATCGACCCGATGATGACCCATGTCGCGGCCGACATCATCTTCCGCACCCTCTTCTCGCAGACGCTGGACGAGGAACGCTCCAACATCATCCACACCGCTTTTGGCCGGTTCCAGCGGCTCGCCCATTCGGCCTCGATGCTGCGCCTCTACGGCATTCCCGCCGGCTGGTTCGAGAAGCGCTCGAAAGGGCCGGCCCGCGCCATCCATGACGTGTTCCGTCCGATCGTCGAGGCCCGTTACGAAGGCTATCATGGCCGGGGCGAGGCGCCCCATCGCGACATTCTGCAGTCGCTAATCGAGGTGCAGGACGCTCAGACCGGCGTCCATTTTACCTGCGAACAGGTGATGGAACAGGTCTCGACCATCTTCCTCGCTGGCCATGAAACCTCGGCCAGCACCATGACCTGGGCGCTCTACATGCTCGCCGAATGCGCCCATATCCAGGATCGGGTCCGCGCCGAAGTGGCCGGCATCGCTGGCGACGCAATGCTGACGGCGTCGATGCTCAAGGATATGGGTCATGTCCGCAACATCTTCCGCGAAACGCTGCGCCTCTATCCGCCGGTCGCCTTCTTCCCGCGCGAAGTCACCTGCCCGATGGAGATGCGCGACAAGCAGTTGGAAGAAGGATCGATGCTGGTCGTCGCGCCCTGGCTGACCCAGCGCAACAAGGACAACTGGGCCTGCCCGCACGCCTTCGATCCCGACCGGTTCGATGATCCGGCCAATGTCGACATGGTGAAACAGGCCTGGTTCCCCTTCGGTCGCGGCCCGCGCGTCTGCGTCGGCGCCGGCTTCGCCCAGCAGGAGGTGATGACGGTAATCGCCTCGGTCATCCGCCGCTACCGCCTCACCATGCCCGCCGGCTTCAAGCCCGAACCCATCAGCCGCCTCACCATCCGCCCCAGGACCGGCATGAAATTGCTGTTCGAGCGGGTGGGGTAA
- a CDS encoding transglutaminase family protein: MIYHVRHRSILRYGAPVRVARFNVRLRPMAWAGQWTADYSLSVDPAPLSIEARPGAWPVHVERLVIDQPLRQLTIESRFRAGVAGGAPILPQDDDPSIAMVARAALADRDISASAPAQFLYASPRAPMLDAIGSWSGDMLAPDRPIVAAAWELAQRIKADFAYDPSATDAGTPVADAFAARHGVCQDFAHVMVVALRLAGLPAAYVSGYLRTYPPPGMPRLVGADAMHAWVMLWCGPTRGWIGFDPTNGVITGEDHLFIAMGRDYADVAPMDGLFVGGSGQSISVAVDVVPEDETEKEEVA; this comes from the coding sequence ATGATCTACCATGTCCGGCACAGAAGCATATTGCGCTATGGCGCGCCGGTGCGGGTCGCCCGTTTCAATGTGCGGTTGCGGCCGATGGCCTGGGCCGGGCAATGGACCGCCGACTATAGCCTGAGCGTCGATCCCGCGCCGCTGTCGATCGAGGCGCGGCCGGGCGCCTGGCCGGTGCATGTCGAACGGCTGGTGATCGACCAGCCATTACGGCAATTGACGATCGAGAGCCGGTTCCGCGCCGGGGTGGCGGGCGGCGCGCCGATCCTGCCGCAGGATGACGACCCCAGCATCGCCATGGTGGCGCGCGCGGCGCTGGCCGACCGCGACATCAGCGCCTCTGCCCCCGCCCAATTCCTCTATGCCTCGCCCCGCGCGCCGATGCTGGACGCGATCGGCAGCTGGTCGGGCGACATGCTGGCGCCCGACCGGCCGATCGTCGCGGCGGCATGGGAACTGGCGCAGCGGATCAAGGCGGACTTCGCCTATGATCCCAGCGCCACCGATGCCGGCACGCCGGTGGCCGACGCCTTTGCCGCGCGTCATGGCGTGTGCCAGGATTTCGCCCATGTGATGGTGGTGGCGCTGCGCCTCGCTGGCCTGCCCGCCGCCTATGTCAGCGGATACCTCCGCACCTATCCGCCGCCGGGCATGCCCCGGCTGGTCGGCGCCGATGCCATGCATGCCTGGGTGATGCTGTGGTGCGGGCCGACGCGCGGCTGGATCGGCTTCGACCCCACCAATGGCGTCATCACCGGCGAGGATCATCTGTTCATCGCCATGGGCCGCGACTATGCCGATGTCGCGCCGATGGACGGGCTGTTCGTCGGCGGATCAGGCCAGAGCATCAGCGTCGCCGTCGATGTCGTGCCCGAGGACGAGACAGAAAAAGAGGAAGTCGCATGA
- a CDS encoding circularly permuted type 2 ATP-grasp protein, with translation MTDSPVLPGLEASGWAGDYLARASGGDLFAGAPAEMAPRWRAMLDRLSEQGQGDPATLAGNVERQAQDLGLAFRLTGDEQERPWPLSPIPMLIGAGEWTRIEQGLMQRAELLERVISDIYSGQSLVREGKLPAAVVTGSPHYWRVMTGAPPPRGHYLHFYAADLGRGPDGEWRVLADRVRTPVGVGYALENRLALSRATGDLLGAMNTRRLAPFFADLRRGLAVDCQRADPRIGLLTPGRFNQSYAEQAHLARYLGLMLVEGDDLIVSDGRLFVRTIEGLKRIDGLWRWMDSRFLDPLAFDGESRIGVPDLYDACARGGLMVSNWPGAGVIEARAFAAFLPQLAKALLGTELLLPNIATWWCGQERERGHVTGHLDELLVGSAFDRDAAGLGPTRSVQGSTLDADQRRALLEAMARRPMDYVGQEVVKLSTTPAIVDGRLMPLPFTLRVFVARDGLGQWRIMPGAFARLAAHGDIRAALMGEGDMSADMCVIDSQPVPPDTLLGDGGAPAIRRIGGLLPTKAADNLYWLGRYIERTEMTLRVIRAVIGESIEVDMGPSSDSPTMARLAGQLALWGATGNAAQSVGALCAQALGDARQSGSVRALMGVVANIGEGLRDRLATDFWRLVRLPLPAFDGAVTETLLDAASRMIERISALSGLAAENMARTEGWRFHDMGRRIERAITGCRLTLLLGSDWASADDLTVLLDLHDSQISYRNRYLTGPSLPPVRDLVALEPQNPRSIAYQAQRIAEHVAALPTLRGDGMPEEPQRLAGALAATLAPLTGDMLTMAALTDIESRLLALSDAIGQRYFLQVRKTEKVEGAELLS, from the coding sequence ATGACCGACTCGCCTGTCCTGCCGGGTCTCGAAGCGTCCGGCTGGGCCGGCGACTATCTGGCGCGCGCGTCGGGCGGCGACCTGTTCGCCGGGGCGCCGGCGGAGATGGCGCCCCGCTGGCGGGCGATGCTGGATCGATTGTCGGAACAGGGTCAGGGCGATCCCGCGACGCTGGCCGGCAATGTCGAGCGGCAGGCGCAGGATCTGGGCCTGGCGTTCCGCCTGACCGGTGACGAGCAGGAGCGGCCCTGGCCGCTGAGCCCGATCCCGATGCTGATCGGCGCTGGCGAATGGACCCGGATCGAACAGGGGCTGATGCAGCGGGCCGAGCTGCTGGAGCGGGTGATCAGCGACATCTATAGCGGCCAGAGCCTGGTGCGCGAGGGCAAGCTGCCCGCCGCTGTGGTGACCGGCAGTCCGCATTATTGGCGGGTGATGACCGGGGCGCCGCCGCCGCGTGGCCATTATCTCCATTTCTATGCCGCCGATCTGGGGCGTGGGCCGGATGGCGAATGGCGCGTGCTGGCCGACCGGGTGCGCACGCCCGTGGGTGTCGGCTATGCGCTGGAGAACAGGCTGGCGCTGTCGCGCGCGACCGGCGATCTGCTGGGCGCGATGAACACAAGGCGGCTGGCGCCCTTCTTCGCCGACCTGCGCCGGGGCCTGGCGGTCGATTGCCAGCGCGCCGATCCGCGCATCGGCCTGCTGACGCCGGGCCGGTTCAACCAGAGCTATGCCGAGCAGGCACATCTGGCCCGCTATCTGGGCCTGATGCTGGTCGAGGGCGATGACCTGATCGTCAGCGATGGGCGCCTGTTCGTGCGCACGATCGAGGGGCTGAAGCGGATCGACGGGCTGTGGCGCTGGATGGACAGCCGCTTCCTCGATCCGCTGGCGTTCGACGGGGAATCGCGGATCGGCGTGCCGGACCTCTATGATGCCTGCGCGCGCGGCGGGCTGATGGTCAGCAACTGGCCGGGCGCGGGCGTGATCGAGGCGCGCGCCTTTGCCGCCTTCCTGCCGCAACTGGCCAAGGCCCTGCTGGGCACCGAATTGCTGCTGCCCAATATCGCCACCTGGTGGTGCGGGCAGGAGCGCGAGCGCGGCCATGTGACCGGCCATCTGGACGAATTGCTGGTGGGATCGGCGTTCGACCGGGATGCGGCGGGGCTTGGCCCAACGCGATCGGTGCAGGGATCGACACTGGACGCGGACCAGCGCAGGGCATTGCTGGAAGCGATGGCGCGGCGGCCGATGGACTATGTCGGGCAGGAAGTGGTGAAGCTCTCCACCACCCCGGCGATCGTCGACGGGCGACTGATGCCCCTGCCCTTCACCCTGCGCGTGTTCGTGGCGCGGGATGGCCTCGGCCAATGGCGGATCATGCCGGGCGCCTTTGCCCGGCTGGCCGCGCATGGCGATATCCGTGCCGCCTTGATGGGCGAGGGCGACATGTCGGCCGACATGTGCGTGATCGACAGCCAGCCTGTGCCGCCCGATACGCTGCTGGGCGACGGCGGCGCGCCAGCGATCCGGCGGATCGGCGGGCTGCTGCCGACCAAGGCGGCGGACAATCTCTATTGGTTGGGCCGCTATATTGAGCGGACCGAGATGACGCTGCGGGTGATCCGCGCGGTCATCGGCGAATCGATCGAGGTCGATATGGGGCCGTCGTCGGATTCGCCGACCATGGCGCGGCTGGCGGGACAGCTGGCGCTGTGGGGGGCGACCGGAAACGCGGCGCAGTCGGTCGGTGCGCTGTGCGCGCAGGCGCTGGGCGATGCGCGCCAGTCCGGCAGCGTGCGCGCGTTGATGGGCGTGGTCGCCAATATCGGCGAGGGTTTGCGCGACCGGCTGGCGACCGATTTCTGGCGACTGGTGCGCCTGCCCCTGCCCGCCTTCGACGGGGCGGTGACCGAGACGCTGCTGGACGCGGCATCGCGCATGATCGAGCGGATTTCGGCGCTGTCGGGGCTGGCGGCGGAGAATATGGCGCGCACCGAGGGGTGGCGCTTCCACGACATGGGGCGGCGGATCGAGCGGGCGATCACCGGATGCCGGCTGACCTTGCTGCTGGGCAGCGACTGGGCGTCGGCCGACGACCTGACCGTCCTGCTCGACCTGCATGACAGCCAGATCAGCTATCGCAACCGCTATTTGACCGGCCCATCGCTGCCGCCGGTGCGCGATCTGGTGGCGCTGGAGCCGCAGAATCCCCGCTCGATCGCCTATCAGGCGCAGCGCATTGCCGAGCATGTCGCCGCATTGCCGACGCTGCGCGGCGACGGCATGCCGGAGGAACCGCAGCGGCTGGCCGGCGCGCTGGCGGCGACGCTGGCGCCGCTGACCGGCGACATGCTGACCATGGCGGCGCTGACCGATATCGAAAGTCGGCTGCTCGCCTTGTCCGACGCGATCGGCCAGCGCTATTTCCTGCAGGTCCGCAAGACCGAAAAGGTCGAGGGCGCAGAGCTGCTGTCATGA